The sequence below is a genomic window from Setaria italica strain Yugu1 chromosome IV, Setaria_italica_v2.0, whole genome shotgun sequence.
CTTGATCTGCTTTCCTTCCCTctatttccttttcttctttagGTGAACTTTTAGCATTGGATTTTGGACAAACTTTGGTAAGTGTTTATATGTTAAAAAACTGCAGAAAAGTGAATCCACACTAGCCTATATATACTAGTCGAACTGTGTGAAGACTTGTCTTTGCCACATTACAAAATCCTAAAAAGGTTCGGGTGAACAAAAGATGGCGGAGACGGTGCTCAACATGGCAAGGTCCATGCTGGGGAGTGCTGTAAGCAAGGCGGCATCGATTGCTGCGGATGAGATGAGCTTGATGCTGGGAGTGCGGAAGGAGATATGGTAAGGATCTATATCACTAattagcattttttttcctgcattATTAGAGCCATTGGCCCGTCAACTATGTGCAGCTTGTCCTAGTAGACATTTTTTAAAAAGCATTAATTTTtgaaataatatatttttaaaacaaTCCTTTTTTATAGTGGGCCGAATGGACAAAGTAAATTATTTGAGATAGTAaactagttttttcttttttctaatttttcgaAATATGTTGGAGCGGGTTTTGGATACATGACTTTTCTATGTAATTCTATAGATGAACATTTGTAGCCGCACCAAGGTTTGGCCATACCACAACGTGGATGGCACAGCGGAAAATCTTCAGCTTTTAAAATTTATCACTAACCTGTTTAAATTtccaaaatatattaaaaagttTTTAGAAAGAATCATGATATTACACAGATTTATCTTCATATAGAACTCAAATCAAATACAGCATTTCAATATTTGTCGGCTCCAAGCTTTGTCCTGAATTTCATTTGAATTTTGGCTGGCAGGTTTATCAAAGATGAGCTAAAAACTATACAAGCATTCCTTATGGCTGCTGAAATGATGGAGAAGAAAGACCTACTACTTAAGGAATGGGTAGAGCAAGTACGAGATCTATCCTATGACATTGAAGATTGCCTTGATGA
It includes:
- the LOC101755282 gene encoding putative disease resistance protein At1g50180 isoform X3, producing the protein MAETVLNMARSMLGSAVSKAASIAADEMSLMLGVRKEIWFIKDELKTIQAFLMAAEMMEKKDLLLKEWVEQVRDLSYDIEDCLDEFMVHVGSQSLLQRLMKLKDRHRIADQIRSLKSRVEERATCRRT